Proteins encoded together in one Capricornis sumatraensis isolate serow.1 chromosome 3, serow.2, whole genome shotgun sequence window:
- the LOC138075801 gene encoding tryptase-2-like isoform X2, which translates to MLHLLVLALLLSLVSAAPGQALQRAGIVGGQEAPGSRWPWQVSLRVRDQYWRHQCGGSLIHPQWVLTAAHCVGPELQEPSDFRVQLREQHLYYQDRLLPISRVIPHPHYYMVQNGVDIALLQLEEPVSISCHVRPVTLPPASETFPPGSQCWVTGWGDVDNGRPLPPPYPLKQVKVPIVENSVCDWKYHSGLSTDYSVPIVQEDNLCAGDGGRDSCQGDSGGPLVCKVNGTWLQAGVVSWGDGCANPDYPGIYTRVTSYLDWIHQYVPQEP; encoded by the exons ATGCTCCATCTGCTGGTGCTGGCCCTCCTGCTGAGCCTGGTCTCCGCAGCCCCTG GCCAGGCCCTGCAGCGCGCGGGCATCGTCGGGGGACAGGAGGCCCCTGGAAGCAGGTGGCCCTGGCAGGTGAGCCTGAGAGTCAGAGACCAGTACTGGAGGCACCAGTGCGGGGGCTCCCTGATCCACCCCCAGTGGGTGCTGACCGCAGCCCACTGCGTCGGACC GGAACTCCAGGAGCCCTCAGACTTCAGGGTGCAGCTTCGGGAGCAGCACCTGTACTACCAGGACCGGCTGCTGCCCATCAGCAGggtcatcccccacccccactactACATGGTTCAAAACGGGGTGGACATCGCCCTGCTGCAGCTGGAGGAGCCCGTGAGCATCTCCTGCCATGTCCGGCCCGTCACCCTGCCCCCTGCATCGGAGACCTTTCCCCCAGGGTCGCAGTGCTGGGTGACGGGCTGGGGCGACGTGGACAATGGAA ggcccctGCCGCCCCCATACCCCCTGAAGCAGGTGAAGGTGCCCATCGTGGAGAACAGTGTCTGTGACTGGAAGTACCACTCTGGCCTGTCCACGGACTACAGCGTACCCATCGTGCAAGAGGATAACTTGTGTGCTGGGGACGGCGGGAGGGACTCCTGCCAG gGCGACTCTGGAGGGCCCCTGGTCTGCAAGGTGAACGGCACCTGGCTGCAGGCGGGTGTGGTCAGCTGGGGCGATGGCTGCGCAAACCCCGACTATCCTGGCATCTACACCCGCGTCACCTCCTACCTGGACTGGATCCACCAGTACGTCCCCCAGGAGCCCTGA
- the LOC138075801 gene encoding tryptase-2-like isoform X1: MLHLLVLALLLSLVSAAPGPGQALQRAGIVGGQEAPGSRWPWQVSLRVRDQYWRHQCGGSLIHPQWVLTAAHCVGPELQEPSDFRVQLREQHLYYQDRLLPISRVIPHPHYYMVQNGVDIALLQLEEPVSISCHVRPVTLPPASETFPPGSQCWVTGWGDVDNGRPLPPPYPLKQVKVPIVENSVCDWKYHSGLSTDYSVPIVQEDNLCAGDGGRDSCQGDSGGPLVCKVNGTWLQAGVVSWGDGCANPDYPGIYTRVTSYLDWIHQYVPQEP; this comes from the exons ATGCTCCATCTGCTGGTGCTGGCCCTCCTGCTGAGCCTGGTCTCCGCAGCCCCTG GCCCAGGCCAGGCCCTGCAGCGCGCGGGCATCGTCGGGGGACAGGAGGCCCCTGGAAGCAGGTGGCCCTGGCAGGTGAGCCTGAGAGTCAGAGACCAGTACTGGAGGCACCAGTGCGGGGGCTCCCTGATCCACCCCCAGTGGGTGCTGACCGCAGCCCACTGCGTCGGACC GGAACTCCAGGAGCCCTCAGACTTCAGGGTGCAGCTTCGGGAGCAGCACCTGTACTACCAGGACCGGCTGCTGCCCATCAGCAGggtcatcccccacccccactactACATGGTTCAAAACGGGGTGGACATCGCCCTGCTGCAGCTGGAGGAGCCCGTGAGCATCTCCTGCCATGTCCGGCCCGTCACCCTGCCCCCTGCATCGGAGACCTTTCCCCCAGGGTCGCAGTGCTGGGTGACGGGCTGGGGCGACGTGGACAATGGAA ggcccctGCCGCCCCCATACCCCCTGAAGCAGGTGAAGGTGCCCATCGTGGAGAACAGTGTCTGTGACTGGAAGTACCACTCTGGCCTGTCCACGGACTACAGCGTACCCATCGTGCAAGAGGATAACTTGTGTGCTGGGGACGGCGGGAGGGACTCCTGCCAG gGCGACTCTGGAGGGCCCCTGGTCTGCAAGGTGAACGGCACCTGGCTGCAGGCGGGTGTGGTCAGCTGGGGCGATGGCTGCGCAAACCCCGACTATCCTGGCATCTACACCCGCGTCACCTCCTACCTGGACTGGATCCACCAGTACGTCCCCCAGGAGCCCTGA